A stretch of DNA from Maridesulfovibrio sp.:
TTCGCAGAAGAACAGCTTAATGCCGGCGCTCCGGTGCTGGATGTGAACGTCGGCGCACCCATGGTGGACGAGGTGGAGATTCTTCCGGCCCTGACCAGAGAGATTTTCGCCCGCCATCCGGCTCCCCTGAGCATAGACTCCACCAACCCCGATGCTGTCGAGGCTGCACTCTGGGAGTACCCCGGATCACCGCTGGTAAACTCCATCAGCGGAGAACCCGGACGCATGGAGCGTCTGGGACCGTTGTGCCGAAAGTTCGGCGCTCCGTTCATTCTGCTGCCCATAATCGGCAGCAAGCTGCCGTTTACCTGCGAGGAAAAGGTGCAGGTTGTATCCGACCTGCTTAAGCAGGCTGACGATTACGGCATTCCGCGCAGACTGATCATGGTTGATGCCCTGGCTCTGACCGTGTCTTCCAAGCCGACTGCGGCGCGCCATTGCCTCGACTTTATCCGCCACTGCAGGGAGGAATGGAATCTGCCCACCGTGCTGGGCCTTTCCAACGTCTCTTTCGGACTGCCTGCGCGTGAACTGCTTAACTCCACTTTCCTGACCCTGTGTCAGGGACAGGGACTTTGTGCATTCATCGCCAACCCCAACTCTTCCCGACTGCGTGAATCCCTGTATTCGGCCGAAGTTCTTCTCGCCCGCGACAAGCAGGCTGAGCAGTATATTGAAAATTTTTCCGGATGGACACCTTCCGGTGACGGTGGAAACACCTCTTCAGGCGGTCCTGCCGGTAAAAAGGATAAATCCGGTGCGGACAATCTTTTCGACGCCGTGGTCAAAGGGGATCGCGGCAGGATTGTAAGCCTTATCGAGCGCGATCTCGATGGTGGACGCGATCCTTTTGCGCTGGTCAATGAAGACCTCATTCCAGCCATTATGGATGTCGGTGAAAAATACGAGCGCAAGGAATATTTTCTCCCGCAACTGCTGCAGTCTGCGGAAACTCTGCAGAAGGGATTCGTCAAGCTCAAGCCCCTGCTTGAAGCCGCAGGTGGAGCGGAGCCTAAGGAAACCATAGTAATGGCTACTGTGGAAGGCGATATCCACGACATCGGTAAAAATATTGTCTGCCTGATGCTGCGCAACCACGGATACAACGTTGTCGACCTTGGAAAGGACGTTCCGGCTGAAGCCATAGTGGATTCCGCTGTTGAGCACGGGGCAAAGATCATCGGTCTTTCCGCGCTCATGACCACCACCATGGTGCGCATGGAAGACACCGTGAAGCTTATTCGCGAGCGCGGTCTGGACATGAAGGTCATGATCGGCGGTGCGGTAATTACCGGGGGGTTCTGTGATTCCATAGGCGCTGACGGCTGGTCCACGGATGCCGTGGCCGCGGTGAAAGTTGCCAAGGAACTCTTGCAGTAGAAGCGTATTGCATGGAAATTTCCCCTGCCGACAGTTTTCCTGTCGGCAGGGGCTGTTTTGAATTATTTCCGGTAATCTGCTAATGCGGATTGAAATGAAAACAGTTTTGCCGTCAAAATTGGGGTTTTTATGAAAATTACGCGTAAAATATTCGTGATTCTGGCTCTGCTGCTACTTGTTGCCGGCTGTGATAAGGCCGGGGGAACCGAGGGTGTGGAAACGATCAACGCCAAAGGTATTCAGGACCTGATCGACAGCAACAGGGGCCGGGTAATCATGGTCAACTTCTGGGCTACGTGGTGTCCTCCCTGCCGTGCCGAGATTCCGGAACTTATTGAACTGCGCAAGAAGTTTTCCGATGACGATCTGGTGATGATCGGAGTTTCGGTTGATGCCGACAGTTCCGCTGTTAACGATTTCATGAAGAATACGCAGCAGTTCAATTACCCGATTTATTTTGCGGCTGACGATGTCGGCAGCTACTTCAGGATCAAGTCCATTCCCAGAACGCTGCTTTATGATCCCCATGGAAAGCGTGTTTTCGATAAGGAAGGCAGCTATCCTGGAGCAATGTTTGAAAATTATATAAAGAAATTGTTGAAGGACCGGTAGAAACGGATGGCGATAATCAGAAAAGCGGTGATGAAGGACGCAAAGGCGATTCACCTCATCATCAAGGACAGGACCAAGGACGCAATGGTCCTTCCCCGGCCACTTAATTCCATTTATAATCATTTACGCGATTTTTTTGTGGCAGAAGCGGATGACGGTACAATTGTAGGGTGTTGTGCGCTGGCAATCAGCTGGGATAATCTGGCGGAGGTTCGCTCTCTTGTCGTTGTTCCCGAAGCAAGGGGGTCTCGACTCGGAGAGGCCATGGTTTCCGCGTG
This window harbors:
- a CDS encoding homocysteine S-methyltransferase family protein; this translates as MPDFRKALNDGRVYFFDGGYGTFLQSRGLPAGMSPELFGLHSPEVIRSVHQDYVDAGADVLTTNTFGGSRPKLGADADVVGLNREMARIARSVAGDRIFVAGSVGPTGHFVRPLGELTFREMVEIYKEQIRGLAEGGADLILGETHFDLAEARAVVIAAREVCDLPVGISMTFESPSACLTGTSPLTFIDTMQNMGVELMGTNCSAGPEQIFEALQNMKPRLSSPLLVEANAGLPELDENRNTVFRLKPEPFAEQSARFLDIGAKFIGGCCGTGPDHIRALRAAVGEASWKRPVPEDDCQMVLTSRSSSVPIGFEQRGVIIGERINPTGKKVLIAELQKGQFTEAMKFAEEQLNAGAPVLDVNVGAPMVDEVEILPALTREIFARHPAPLSIDSTNPDAVEAALWEYPGSPLVNSISGEPGRMERLGPLCRKFGAPFILLPIIGSKLPFTCEEKVQVVSDLLKQADDYGIPRRLIMVDALALTVSSKPTAARHCLDFIRHCREEWNLPTVLGLSNVSFGLPARELLNSTFLTLCQGQGLCAFIANPNSSRLRESLYSAEVLLARDKQAEQYIENFSGWTPSGDGGNTSSGGPAGKKDKSGADNLFDAVVKGDRGRIVSLIERDLDGGRDPFALVNEDLIPAIMDVGEKYERKEYFLPQLLQSAETLQKGFVKLKPLLEAAGGAEPKETIVMATVEGDIHDIGKNIVCLMLRNHGYNVVDLGKDVPAEAIVDSAVEHGAKIIGLSALMTTTMVRMEDTVKLIRERGLDMKVMIGGAVITGGFCDSIGADGWSTDAVAAVKVAKELLQ
- a CDS encoding TlpA disulfide reductase family protein, with amino-acid sequence MKITRKIFVILALLLLVAGCDKAGGTEGVETINAKGIQDLIDSNRGRVIMVNFWATWCPPCRAEIPELIELRKKFSDDDLVMIGVSVDADSSAVNDFMKNTQQFNYPIYFAADDVGSYFRIKSIPRTLLYDPHGKRVFDKEGSYPGAMFENYIKKLLKDR
- a CDS encoding N-acetyltransferase, which translates into the protein MAIIRKAVMKDAKAIHLIIKDRTKDAMVLPRPLNSIYNHLRDFFVAEADDGTIVGCCALAISWDNLAEVRSLVVVPEARGSRLGEAMVSACFKEALDLGINEVFVLTNIEEFFAGLGFVATDKNILPQKIWADCINCPLFPDCDEIPMLIKL